The genomic segment ACTGGTTGTTTTGCCGCTGGGTCTGGGCCGCCTTCAGCGCGCGCCTTGCGCGGGTGATGAAGCGCGTCAGCTGGGCCAGATCGGGCGTATCTTTCTCCTGGAGAGTCTGGTACGTGGCGAAGCGGGCGATGGCGAAGGGGGTCGGCGCGCAAAGTTCAATATTTCCCTTGCCGTCCTCGGCGTCGAAATCCTTGACGAGGCGGTCGAATTCCTTGTGGATGGATTCGCGGAGTATGGCGACGGCATCCGGGTGCGGGCCTCTGAGCGAAAATCCTCCGGCGCATCCGGCTGTGAGGAGAACAAGAGTAATGGCCCAGCGGGACACGAGGCGGAGCTCCCTCGTTAGAGGCGGTAGGGTTGAATCCTCCATTTTCACGGGTACCATATCATCAACCTGCCGGGCGTTGCGCGGCCCGGCGCGCACCCTCTTTTTTGCCGGAGCATATTTTTTCGGATAGGGCATGGAAAATCAGGAAACATTAGAGCAGGCGGCGGAATGGCTCCGCGCCTCGCGGATGACGGTTTGCCTGACCGGCGCCGGGATCAGCACCGAGAGCGGGATACCGGATTTCCGATCGCGGGGCGGCATCTGGGAGCGGTTCGACCCCCGTGACTTCGACATCCGCAGATGGAGCGGATCCGAGGAAGTGCGCGCGCGCTACTGGAAGATGGCGCGCGAGGGGTATCCGCACGTGAAAAACGCCGCCCCCTCGGCGGGGCACGGGGCGCTTGCCCGTCTTGCACGCGAGGGCGAACTCTCCCTTCTCATTACCCAGAACACCGACGGCCTGCACCAGAAGGCGGGACATCGCCTGGAGCGGGTGGTGGAGCTTCACGGGACGAGCCATGTGTGCATCTGTCTCGGCTGCGGGGAGCGGGTGCCGCG from the bacterium genome contains:
- a CDS encoding Sir2 family NAD-dependent protein deacetylase, translating into MENQETLEQAAEWLRASRMTVCLTGAGISTESGIPDFRSRGGIWERFDPRDFDIRRWSGSEEVRARYWKMAREGYPHVKNAAPSAGHGALARLAREGELSLLITQNTDGLHQKAGHRLERVVELHGTSHVCICLGCGERVPREAVQARVEAGEIIPLCDGCGGLLKPDAVFFGEGIAADRLSRSVAGAEAAEVFLVVGSSLKVRPAAALPERALQRGARLIIVNESPTRLDARAGAVLRGKSGEILPDLVAGALA